TTAATCCGTTGGCAATCAGCTTTGCTTTCGGTAAATCCTGATTTTCTGTATTAACCGATAGTCGGTGAATCGGATGCTGTCGGCGTTTAAACCAATTTGGCGGCGAAATTGCTTAAATCCAAGCCGGTTTTTTCTTTGACTTCCGCGATGATCTCATCGGCGCCGCGCCCTTGTTTGGCTTGGCTGATGGCCCATAATATAGAGCTGCGCGTGCCGGTTCGGCAATAGGCCAAGACAGGGCCGGGGGATTGTTCCAGTAAAGCCGAAAAAGCGGCACTGTCATCTGCAGTGATATTGGGGGCGACAACGGGCAAGTGATGGAAGTCGGGAATGCCGGCTTCTGCTAATTTGGCTTGGATGGCTTGTGCGACAGGTTGGGTTTCTTCCTCACCGTCCGGACGGTTGCAGATAACGGTAGTGATGCCGGCTTTGGCGGCTTCTTGAATGGTTTCGTCGCTGATTTGGGAGGAAATATACAGTTTTTCGCTTAATCGGCAGAGAGACATGGGGGTTTCCTTTTCTGTGATTGAAAAATGGTTGCAAAATATTGTAGTAATGTAATCTTGCTTGGATTTGAGAGCAAGGTGTTCCGTTTGCCGTAAGCAGATTTTATTGTTGCTTACGGCTTTATTATGGGAAATGCGGTTATTTAGGCCGTCTGAATATTTCGGTTAAACAGCCAGTCGGCCAATTTATCCGGGTTTTCGGTTTGCAGCAGTGCGGTATCGGCTTCTGCTGCTTGTATGGTCAGTTCTGTTTCATGCAGCACGCCGTCGCGGAAGAAATGTATGTGAACGGTGTCGCCGATATTGAGTTTCGACCATTGTGCGGTAAAGTCGGTGCAGGCAAAACGGTTGAGGGCGATGATTTTGTCGTTGGTACACAACCCTGCCCGCTCTGCGCTGCCGTCATGAAAAACGTGGCTAAGCGTGATGCCGTCTGAATTTTGTTTGAATCTTGCGCCGAAATCTCCGGCAGAGTTTTGCGGTTCAATCCGGCAAACGTATGCACCGCCGTGGCTGCGCGTCAGGGCGTGCCATTGTAAATCGATACCTGCGTAAGAGAGACATTGGGTCAGCGGCAGATCATGGGTTGAATATAAGGCCGTCTGAAAAAATTCATTTAAATCCAAGCCGGTGATTTCTTGGCAGCGTTGTTGCCATTGTTTTTCCGGAATGCCTTTACGGGTTGCCTGCCAGTCGCGGTAGTGTTGTTGCATAACCGTGTCTAAACTGAATAAACCATTGCTTTTTTCACGAATAATCAAGTCTAGGCATAAAGCGGCCAGCGCGCCTTTTTGATAGTAGCTGACAATGCTGTTGGGACTGTTTTCATTTTGTTTGTAGTATTTGTTCCAAGCGGTGAAGCTGGATTCTGCCAACGTCTGTTTCAGACGGCCTTTGCCCTGCTGTACCCGGGTCAGGTTTTTGGCTAAGAGATTTAAATAGGTTTCGGGAGTAATGACGCCGCTGCGCACCAGGAATAAATCGTCGTAATAGGAAGTGATGCCTTCAAAAGCCCATAATTGTTCGGTGTAGCACTCTTGATCAAGGTCGTAAGGGGCGAATGCTTCCGGTTTGACGGATTTCACATTCCAAGCGTGGAAATACTCGTGTGAACACAGGCCGAGAAGTTGGACGTAGTTTTCGTCATTATCCGGAGTGTTGTGCAAAGGCAGGCAATTGCGGTCGGCAAGCAGGGCGGTACTGCTGATGTGCTCAAGACCGCCGTAGATATTGTCGCCGACGTGCAGGAGAAACAGATATTCTTCGAACGGCGCCGGTTCGGGAAACATTGCCAATTCTGCTTGGCAGATCTTTCGGATATCGTCGATAAAACGGGTTCTGTCAAAGTCGGCATAATGGCCGCTCAAGGCAATACGGTGCGGAATGTTGTTTGCCGAGAAGTGCAGGATTTCAATATTGCCGGTTTCAACTGGGTGATCGATCAATTCGGCATAAGAGGCCGTCTGGAAATTATGATGTGTATCGGATCCGATGCGGGGCAGGGTAGTGGCTACTTTCCAGCCGTGCGGCAGGTTTTGCAGGGAAACCTGGTGCGGAAAGTGTTCAAATCCCGATGCTTTCAGAAACAGGCAGGCACCGTCGAAAAAACCACGTTCGGTTGTAAGAAATGCGCCGCGTACAGACAAGTCAAAAGCGTAAACAGTGTAGCAAATGCGCCACTCTCCGGCCAAAGGCGGGGTTTTCCAAGTATTTTTGCTCGTTTGGATTAAGCTCGTTTGACGGTCGTTACACCAAGCGTTGATTTCGATAATGTGCCGTGAAAAATCACGAATCAGATAACTGCCGGGAACCCAGTTCGGCAAACTGAATTCTAAAGATAAGGCTTTTTCTTGGCGAAGCGTTAAGCAGATTTCCCACTGGTGTTTATTGGGGTTGGGAGAGACGGTGTAGTAAAGCATAGAAAATCCGAATTGTTAAAAAATGTTTAGATAGTCCAAACAGTTTGACTTGTATCAATAAGCAAAAAAGTTGCAGCCCTTAAGCTAGCGAGATACAAAGGTAAATCGTAGTTTTCCTTTGCGAAGTTATGGTTTTACACCGATTTGGCTTGGTATGGCAAAGGTTTTGATTTAAAATGTACCAGTTAAACTTCCGCTTTGCATGTCTGAAATGACGGCAGCGGTGTTAAATTAAGAAAAATCGGGTGTCTCTTTAGTTTGAATCAGAAAGCTAAAGCAAACCGATCAATATTAATTGCCATGTTTTATGGAGACCTTCATGGAAACGCAAACTTATAACTACAAAGTGGTGCGGCAGTTCGCCATCATGACTGTAGTTTGGGGTATTGTAGGTATGTTGGTTGGCGTGATTATCGCCGCCCAACTGTTTGCCCCTGCTTTAGACTTAACCGACATCGGCCCGTGGTTTCACTTCGGCCGTCTGCGTCCGTTACACACCAACGCGGTTATTTTCGCTTTCGGTGGTTGCGGTCTGTTTGCCACATCTTATTATGTTGTTCAGCGTACATGTAATGTGCGTCTGTTCGGCGGTAATTTCCTTCCGGCATTTACTTTCTGGGGCTGGCAGGCCGTTATCGTTTTGGCTGCAATTACCCTGCCTTTGGGTTATACCCAAGGTAAGGAGTATGCGGAATTGGAATGGCCGATCGATATCCTGATTACCTTGGTATGGGTTGCTTATGCCATCGTATTCTTCGGTACCATCGCCACCCGCAAGATCAAACATATCTATGTGGCCAACTGGTTCTATGGTGCGTTTATTTTGGCTGTTGCCTTGCTGCACATTGTTAATAACCTGAGCATTCCTGCCGGCTTTATGAAGTCTTATCCGATTTATTCGGGTGCGATTGATGCGATGGTTCAGTGGTGGTACGGTCATAACGCGGTGGGTTTCTTCTTGACTGCTGCTTTCTTGGGTATGATGTATTACTTCGTTCCTAAACAAGCAGGCCGTCCGGTTTACTCATACCGTTTGTCTGTGGTTCACTTCTGGGCATTGATCTTCACTTATATGTGGGCCGGTCCTCACCACCTGCACTATACCGCTTTGCCTGACTGGACTCAGTCTTTGGGTATGGTTCTGTCGTTAATTCTGTTTGCACCTTCTTGGGGCGGTATGATTAACGGTATTATGACTTTGTCAGGAGCGTGGCATAAATTACGTACCGATCCTATTTTGAAATTCCTGGTGGTTTCATTGTCTTTCTACGGTATGTCTACATTCGAAGGTCCGATGATGTCTATCAAATCGGTTAACGCGTTAAGCCACTATACCGACTGGACCGTGGGTCACGTACACTCGGGTGCTTTGGGTTGGGTAGGTTTCGTTACCATCGGTGCGATTTATTATCTGATTCCGCGCTTGTTCGGGCAAAAAGAAATGCACAGTGTCAAGTTGGTTGAAGCGCATTTCTGGATTGCTACAATCGGTGTGGTTCTTTATATCGCGTCAATGTGGATTTCAGGTGTGATGCAGGGTCTGATGTGGGGCGCTCTGAATGATGACGGTACTTTAACCTACTCTTTCGTTGAGTCAGTAAAACGCAGTATGCCTTTCTATATGATCCGTTTCGCAGGTGGTGTGCTGTATTTGAGCGGTATGGTAATTATGGCTTATAACGTTTACCGTACAGCTGTCGGCGGCAAACCGGTGGATGCTGAAATTCCTGCTGTTTCGCAAACTCAACACCACTAATATAAGAAAGACAGGCTACCAAAATGAAATTACAACAATTAGCTGAGGAAAAAGTCGGAGTGTTGATTGTCTTTACCTTCTTGGTAATCAGCGTCGGCCTCTTGATTGAAGTTGTACCGTTGTTTTTTACAAAATCCGTAACACAGCCTGCGCCGGGCGTAAAACCCTACAGTGCTCTGCAGGTCGCCGGCCGCGACATCTATGTGCGTGAAGGCTGTTATAACTGCCACTCTCAAATGATCCGTCCTTTCCGTGCGGAAACCGAGCGTTATGGTCATTATTCTGTTGGCGGAGAGTCTGTTTACGACCGTCCGTTCCAATGGGGTTCTAAGCGTACCGGCCCTGATTTGGCACGTGTTGGCGGTCGTTATTCTGACGAATGGCACCGTATCCACCTGTTGAATCCGCGCGATGTGGTACCGGAATCGAATATGCCTGCTTTCCCATGGTTGGCGCGTAATCCGGTTGATCCGGAAAAAACAATCCGTCATATGAAAGCATTGCGTGCGGTTGGTACACCTTACAGCGACGAAGAAATTGAAAAAGCTCCACAAGAGCTGGCTAACAAATCAGAGCTGGATGCTGTAATTGCCTATCTGCAAGGTTTAGGCTTGGCATTGAAGAACGTAAGGTAACATCATGGATATAAACTGGGTTCGCTCACTTTTTACGGTTTGGGTATTTATTAGCTTTGTGTTGGTTTTGTATATTGTTTTGAGTAAAAAGAATAAACAAAATTACAACGATGCAGCACAAAGTATCATGGACGATAATGATACCCCCGAATCTTCTAAAGATGAGCGTTAGCCCGGTTTACCGTGGTAACGGAGCAAAATAATGAACACAACTTCCCAATTTACCAGTAGTTTCTGGAGTATTTATATTACTGTGATTGTCGTACTCAGTTTCATCGGTTTGATGTGGCTGTTGATTTCACAGAATAAAACCAAAGCGCCGCCAAAAGGCGAAGATGTTAAGACCATGGGTCATGCATGGGACGGTATTGAAGAATACAACAATCCTTTGCCTCGCTGGTGGTTCTACCTGTATATCCTGACCGTGGTTTTCGGTGTCGCATATTTGTTTTTATACCCAGGTTTGGGTGATTACAAAGGTTTCTTAAACTGGACAAGTACAAACCAGTATGAGAAAGAGGTGCAAAAAGCTGATGAGCAATATGGCAAGCTGTATGCAAAATTTGCCAATATGCCGATCGAAGCGGTAGCAAAAGACCCTCAAGCTCAACGTATCGGTAAAAACTTATTTGATACTTACTGTATCCAATGTCATGGTTCGGATGCAAAAGGTTCAAAAGGTTTCCCGAACTTGACCGACCATGATTGGCTGTGGGGTGGCGAGCCTGAAAAAATTCAGGAAACCATTCAAAAAGGCCGCGTAGGCGTGATGGCTGCTTGGGGTCCTGCTTTAGGCGAAGAGCGTGTAAAAGATGTAGCGCACTATGTAATGTCTTTGTCTAAGGCCAAAGAACAGTACGACGAAGAGCGTGCAGAGCGCGGTAAGGTCTTGTTTAACGGCGGTCCAGCAAACTGCTTCACTTGTCATGGTGACAAGGGTCAAGGTATTCAGGGTTTAGGTCCGAATTTGACCGATGATGTATGGCTGTGGGGTGGTACTCAAAAAGCCATTATCGAAACCATTACCAATGGCCGTCATAACCAAATGCCTGCTTGGGATAATTTCTTGGATAAAGATAAGCTGCATATTATGACCGCTTATGTGTGGGGTCTGTCTAATAACGGTAAACAAGCTGCGCCTGCTGCTAAAAAAGAAGAAGCTGTCGCTGTAGAGACTTCTAAACCTGCTGCTCCTGCAGAAGATAAAGCAGAAGTGGTATTTGATACTCAAGCCGGTACTCCGGTAGCAAACTTCTATTTTGCAACCGGTAAGAGCGACGTAGCAGACAATGCCGCTGTCATTCTTCCTGATCTGATTAAAGCAGGTAAAGACGGAAAGAAATTGGTAATCAGTGGTTATGCTGACAGCACCGGTAATGCGGCTGCTAATGCCGAGTTGTCTAAAAAACGTGCCCAAGCTGTAAAAGCTTTCTTAGAAGCTCAGGGTGTTGCGGCTGAAAACATTGAGCTGCGTAAACCTGAAAATACAACCGGTGCACAAGGTAACAATGCTGAAGGTCGCCGTGTAGAGGTTCGCATCGAAGGCTAATTGGTTCTTGAATGAATGCAATAAACCGCCCTTATATGGGGCGGTTTTTTTATATAGATTGGTTTGCAGGTGGGTAATGAGGGTTACTTAGTATGGAACTCTTATAATTTTCAGACGGCCTTAGGTTTGTTCCGGTGAATATCGGATTAAAAGTCGTGTAAGAAATATAAAATGCCCTGACAATGCGGTTTTGTCAGGGCTGGATGGAATGTAAATTATTTTATTTTAACGGTTCAAGCAATTTTGCAAATGCTTCTTCAAATTGTTTTAAGCCATCTTCCTGTAGGCGTTTTGCCATGGCCTCCAAATCTATGCCCAAATTTACGGTTTCATTTAGAATGCCGGCAGCTTTCTCGTGATTTTCTTGGAGAGTGGCTTTAGCCGTGCCGTGATCGATAAACGCTTTCAACGTGGCATCAGGTACGGTATTGACTGTATCGGGGCCGATTAAGCTGTCTACATATAATGTATCAGGATAGTCGGGGTTTTTGACACCTGTTGAGGCCCAAAGCAGTTGCACCGGATTAGCACCTTGTGCAGACAGTTTTTTGAAATGATCACTTGCGAAAAATTGCTTCCAGTCTTGGTAAGCGGTTTTAGCTAAAGCAATCGCAACTTTGCCTTGCAGATGTGTAGGTAATGAAGCATCTAATGTGTTATCAATGCGTGAAATAAAGAAGCTGGCAACAACGTGAATGGAATCAACGGATAAACCCTGATTAATACGGTTTTGTATGCCTGTTACATATCCTTGGTAAGCTTTTAATGTTTGTTGGCGTGAAAATAATAAAGTCAGGTTGATACTGATGCCGTCTGAAATTAGTTGGGTTAGGGCTTGAATGCCGGCATCGGTTGCCGGAATTTTAATCATTACATTCGGACGGTCGATGGTTTGGTAAAGTCGTTTGGCTTCTTCAACGGTTCCTTCAACATTGTGGCTTAAATCAGGTTCAACTTCCAAACTTACAAAACCAGTTTTCCCGCCTGAGGCTTGAAATTCGGGCAGGCAGATATCGCATGCAGCACGTACGTCAGCAATGGCCAGAGTTTCGTAGCGTTGTTTCGGGGATAGGTCTTGTTGTTTTAATTCTTCGATTTCTTTTGCATAGAGTTCATCACCGGCAAATGCTTTTTGGAAGATGGCAGGATTGGAAGTAATGCCGCAGATGCCTTGTTTTAACATTTCGGCCAGTTCGCCGTTTTGAATCAGTGAGCGTGATAAGTTGTCCAGCCAGATTTGCTGCCCCAGCTGTTTAACGTCTGAAAGAATGGTCATTTTTAGTCCTTATAATAATCGGATGTTTCACGTTTGTTTTGTGCGATACCTGTATGATTTGTTCCGGGTATCGTAACGTTTATCACATGAGTTTGAGATTTGTTTTTTTAAGATGGTTGTATGGCTTAAAAATTCAATATGATGTTGTTTTTTATTTTAAGTATGGCAGGTATTAATTGGGTTTATTGTTTCTTCAAAAGGTATGGTACGCTTATTTGATGATAGAATGCTATATCTATAGTGGTTTGAAATTGTCGCTGCTTTGATGAAATTGCATCATTAATGTGTTTTGGAAGCTGATTTATATATGGTTAGAAAGTGGCGTTACGGTTGGCTGTTTCCATTGGTTTTGGCTGTCGGCTTAGGTGGTCTTTCTGCGTGGTTGGGACGTATCAGTCAGGTTGATATTGAGGAAGTGGTTTTGAATCCGGATGAACCTCAATATGCAATGCATGGTATTGACGGGCGTCGTTTTGACGATAATGGCCGTCTGAAAGAAAACCTGAGTGCAAATAAAGCTTGGCAGCTGCCGAACAGTAATGATGTGTATTTTGAAAAACCGGCGCTTGCATTATTTTCAGACGGCCTTTTGCTGTATTCGGTAGAGAGTTTAGAGGCCAAATATAATCTTGACAGCCGACAGGTGGTATTTGAGAAAGAAGTTGAGCTGGTTAAGAAAGCCGATGAAGTGCGTCCGGCCGGTGTGTTAAAAACGGCGAAACTGATTGTGGATACGAAAAGCGGTAGGGCGCATACTGATGAAACCGTGCGTTACAGCTACGGGCAATCACATGGTACGGCAAACGGTCTGGTATACGACCATAAACAGGGTTTGTTGAATTTACCCTCAAGAGTGAAAGCGATTATTTATGATCCGAAACAGCATTAAAACCATATTGTCTGTATTAATTATGGCGAGTGTACAATTTGCTTATGCTTTGGAATCCGACCGTAAGCAGCCGATTGAGATTGAAGCAGATCAAGGTTCGCTTGATCAGAATAACCAAGTAACCGTTTTTAGCGGTAATGTCGTTATCAAACAAGGTTCGTTAAACATTCGTGCCGGTAGTGTCCGTGTATCGCGTAACGATAAAGGCGATCAATTGATGAGTGCCGAAGGCAGCCCCGTCCGTTTCGGCCAGACTTTGGATAACGGCAAAGGTACGGTAAAAGGGCAGGCTAACAAGGTTGAGTATGCTTCGGCTACCGGAATTGTGAAGTTGCAGGGTAATGCAAAAGTCGAGCGGGGAGGCGATAAGGCCGAAGGTGCGAGCATTACTTACAATACCCGTACTGAAGTGTATACCGTCAGCGGCAGTAAGGCTGCCGGCATGAAAGGCGGCAAGCGCGTTACTGTAGTGATTCAGCCTGTATCAACAAAATAATCGGATAGGCCGTCTGAAAAAAGCCCCATATTTTCAGACGGCCTGTCTATCAATCAAGATTTTCAAGGTTTGTTTATGAGTAATCATAGCCGTCTGAGTGTTCAAAATTTACAGAAAAGTTTTAAAAAACGCCAAGTTGTCAAAAGTTTCTCATTGGATATCGAAAGCGGCGAAGTGATCGGCCTGTTGGGGCCGAACGGCGCAGGCAAAACAACCAGTTTTTATATGATTGTCGGCTTGATTGCGGCTGATGCAGGCAGCGTACTGTTGGACGGTAAGGAGATTGTGCACAGCCCCATTCATGAGCGTGCCCGATTGGGCTTGGGTTATCTGCCGCAAGAAGCCTCGATTTTCAGAAAAATGACCGTAGAGCAGAACATTCGTGCGATTCTGGAAATCAGTTTGCAGGATAAATCGAAAATCGACGATGAATTGGAACGTTTGCTTGCCGATTTGAACATCGGCAGATTAAGAGACAATCCGGCACCTTCTTTATCTGGAGGGGAGCGGCGCAGGGTAGAAATTGCACGGGTGTTGGCCATGCAGCCTCGTTTTATCTTATTAGACGAACCGTTTGCCGGTGTAGACCCGATTGCCGTTATCGATATTCAGAAAATTATCGCTTTTTTAAAAGAGCGCGGTATCGGCGTTTTGATTACCGACCATAATGTCCGCGAAACCTTACGCATTTGCGACCGAGCCTACATTATCAGCGAAGGGGCGGTGCTGGCTTCGGGAAAACCTGAGCAGCTGGTGCAGGATGAACAGGTTAGAGCGGTTTATCTGGGTGAAAATTTCGATTACTAAACAGAAAATTGCTGAATAAGAATAATCCATGAAGCAAAATGTCGGACTCAAACTCAGGCAAACCCAGCAGTTGAATTTGGGATTACAGCAGTCTTTGCGTATCTTGCAGATGTCCAGCCAAGAGTTGGAACGCGAGGTTGAAGATTGGTTGCAGGATAATCCCTTGCTTGAAAAAAATGATACGGAAACAGAGGCTGCTTTACAGCTGGAGCAGTTTACCGCTGCCGTCGGCAGCAGAAATATCGGTGGCGATGATGCCGAAGATATTTGGGCAACGATTGCGCACGAAGACAATTTCAACGAATACCTGCATAAACAGGTGTGCGAACATCCGCTGACACCGGTAGAGGCCGACAGGGTTCATCTGCTGATTGATTTTCTCGATGAACAAGGCTATCTCTCGGAGAGCTTGGATGAGATTG
Above is a genomic segment from Neisseria weaveri containing:
- a CDS encoding TIGR01244 family sulfur transferase, whose product is MSLCRLSEKLYISSQISDETIQEAAKAGITTVICNRPDGEEETQPVAQAIQAKLAEAGIPDFHHLPVVAPNITADDSAAFSALLEQSPGPVLAYCRTGTRSSILWAISQAKQGRGADEIIAEVKEKTGLDLSNFAAKLV
- the lptB gene encoding LPS export ABC transporter ATP-binding protein is translated as MSNHSRLSVQNLQKSFKKRQVVKSFSLDIESGEVIGLLGPNGAGKTTSFYMIVGLIAADAGSVLLDGKEIVHSPIHERARLGLGYLPQEASIFRKMTVEQNIRAILEISLQDKSKIDDELERLLADLNIGRLRDNPAPSLSGGERRRVEIARVLAMQPRFILLDEPFAGVDPIAVIDIQKIIAFLKERGIGVLITDHNVRETLRICDRAYIISEGAVLASGKPEQLVQDEQVRAVYLGENFDY
- the lptA gene encoding lipopolysaccharide transport periplasmic protein LptA; the protein is MIRNSIKTILSVLIMASVQFAYALESDRKQPIEIEADQGSLDQNNQVTVFSGNVVIKQGSLNIRAGSVRVSRNDKGDQLMSAEGSPVRFGQTLDNGKGTVKGQANKVEYASATGIVKLQGNAKVERGGDKAEGASITYNTRTEVYTVSGSKAAGMKGGKRVTVVIQPVSTK
- the lptC gene encoding LPS export ABC transporter periplasmic protein LptC, coding for MVRKWRYGWLFPLVLAVGLGGLSAWLGRISQVDIEEVVLNPDEPQYAMHGIDGRRFDDNGRLKENLSANKAWQLPNSNDVYFEKPALALFSDGLLLYSVESLEAKYNLDSRQVVFEKEVELVKKADEVRPAGVLKTAKLIVDTKSGRAHTDETVRYSYGQSHGTANGLVYDHKQGLLNLPSRVKAIIYDPKQH
- a CDS encoding cbb3-type cytochrome oxidase subunit 3, translating into MDINWVRSLFTVWVFISFVLVLYIVLSKKNKQNYNDAAQSIMDDNDTPESSKDER
- the ccoN gene encoding cytochrome-c oxidase, cbb3-type subunit I, which codes for METQTYNYKVVRQFAIMTVVWGIVGMLVGVIIAAQLFAPALDLTDIGPWFHFGRLRPLHTNAVIFAFGGCGLFATSYYVVQRTCNVRLFGGNFLPAFTFWGWQAVIVLAAITLPLGYTQGKEYAELEWPIDILITLVWVAYAIVFFGTIATRKIKHIYVANWFYGAFILAVALLHIVNNLSIPAGFMKSYPIYSGAIDAMVQWWYGHNAVGFFLTAAFLGMMYYFVPKQAGRPVYSYRLSVVHFWALIFTYMWAGPHHLHYTALPDWTQSLGMVLSLILFAPSWGGMINGIMTLSGAWHKLRTDPILKFLVVSLSFYGMSTFEGPMMSIKSVNALSHYTDWTVGHVHSGALGWVGFVTIGAIYYLIPRLFGQKEMHSVKLVEAHFWIATIGVVLYIASMWISGVMQGLMWGALNDDGTLTYSFVESVKRSMPFYMIRFAGGVLYLSGMVIMAYNVYRTAVGGKPVDAEIPAVSQTQHH
- the ccoO gene encoding cytochrome-c oxidase, cbb3-type subunit II, which gives rise to MKLQQLAEEKVGVLIVFTFLVISVGLLIEVVPLFFTKSVTQPAPGVKPYSALQVAGRDIYVREGCYNCHSQMIRPFRAETERYGHYSVGGESVYDRPFQWGSKRTGPDLARVGGRYSDEWHRIHLLNPRDVVPESNMPAFPWLARNPVDPEKTIRHMKALRAVGTPYSDEEIEKAPQELANKSELDAVIAYLQGLGLALKNVR
- the ccoP gene encoding cytochrome-c oxidase, cbb3-type subunit III → MNTTSQFTSSFWSIYITVIVVLSFIGLMWLLISQNKTKAPPKGEDVKTMGHAWDGIEEYNNPLPRWWFYLYILTVVFGVAYLFLYPGLGDYKGFLNWTSTNQYEKEVQKADEQYGKLYAKFANMPIEAVAKDPQAQRIGKNLFDTYCIQCHGSDAKGSKGFPNLTDHDWLWGGEPEKIQETIQKGRVGVMAAWGPALGEERVKDVAHYVMSLSKAKEQYDEERAERGKVLFNGGPANCFTCHGDKGQGIQGLGPNLTDDVWLWGGTQKAIIETITNGRHNQMPAWDNFLDKDKLHIMTAYVWGLSNNGKQAAPAAKKEEAVAVETSKPAAPAEDKAEVVFDTQAGTPVANFYFATGKSDVADNAAVILPDLIKAGKDGKKLVISGYADSTGNAAANAELSKKRAQAVKAFLEAQGVAAENIELRKPENTTGAQGNNAEGRRVEVRIEG
- the tal gene encoding transaldolase — translated: MTILSDVKQLGQQIWLDNLSRSLIQNGELAEMLKQGICGITSNPAIFQKAFAGDELYAKEIEELKQQDLSPKQRYETLAIADVRAACDICLPEFQASGGKTGFVSLEVEPDLSHNVEGTVEEAKRLYQTIDRPNVMIKIPATDAGIQALTQLISDGISINLTLLFSRQQTLKAYQGYVTGIQNRINQGLSVDSIHVVASFFISRIDNTLDASLPTHLQGKVAIALAKTAYQDWKQFFASDHFKKLSAQGANPVQLLWASTGVKNPDYPDTLYVDSLIGPDTVNTVPDATLKAFIDHGTAKATLQENHEKAAGILNETVNLGIDLEAMAKRLQEDGLKQFEEAFAKLLEPLK
- a CDS encoding M61 family metallopeptidase, whose protein sequence is MLYYTVSPNPNKHQWEICLTLRQEKALSLEFSLPNWVPGSYLIRDFSRHIIEINAWCNDRQTSLIQTSKNTWKTPPLAGEWRICYTVYAFDLSVRGAFLTTERGFFDGACLFLKASGFEHFPHQVSLQNLPHGWKVATTLPRIGSDTHHNFQTASYAELIDHPVETGNIEILHFSANNIPHRIALSGHYADFDRTRFIDDIRKICQAELAMFPEPAPFEEYLFLLHVGDNIYGGLEHISSTALLADRNCLPLHNTPDNDENYVQLLGLCSHEYFHAWNVKSVKPEAFAPYDLDQECYTEQLWAFEGITSYYDDLFLVRSGVITPETYLNLLAKNLTRVQQGKGRLKQTLAESSFTAWNKYYKQNENSPNSIVSYYQKGALAALCLDLIIREKSNGLFSLDTVMQQHYRDWQATRKGIPEKQWQQRCQEITGLDLNEFFQTALYSTHDLPLTQCLSYAGIDLQWHALTRSHGGAYVCRIEPQNSAGDFGARFKQNSDGITLSHVFHDGSAERAGLCTNDKIIALNRFACTDFTAQWSKLNIGDTVHIHFFRDGVLHETELTIQAAEADTALLQTENPDKLADWLFNRNIQTA